The Streptomyces sp. NBC_00670 genome window below encodes:
- a CDS encoding DUF3500 domain-containing protein yields the protein MTELGTGQPGVPEGHDGATTGAGGATATGRPAHASRRNFMRKVFFASGATAVATMGGAGAWSALADDTTGSATASASASPTAVPSGAPSGGPGGAGGGPGNQTITEEFFGLTTDGNRIDDLFTVHSTGVATAPVVAAAKAFLAGLTDTQRTSTQFTVHSTEWRLWSNVDSYDRQGVSLADLTDAQKALGTALLKAALSADGLETTEKIRRINQAAGEAIGNTKSFNEDAYYWTLMGTPSTTEPWGFQLDGHHLVLNYFVLGDQVVMSPCFWGSEPTSMEIDGETVTVCHEEVAASLAFMSSLTEAQRKVAIASSTKSNESMKAGAFSDNAVQAYTGLRANVLNGAQRTKLLALAEVFAGRARADAAKARMAEIRRHLDDTYVTWAGGTGDDDAFYVRVHSPVVWIEVDCQAPGPLAGAYGATQGSGPTQKHVHSVIRTPNGNDYGRELLRQHYLTSPHHRG from the coding sequence ATGACCGAGCTCGGCACCGGGCAGCCCGGCGTCCCCGAGGGCCACGACGGCGCGACGACCGGGGCGGGCGGCGCGACCGCCACCGGGCGCCCCGCGCACGCGAGCCGCCGCAACTTCATGCGCAAGGTGTTCTTCGCGAGCGGCGCCACCGCCGTCGCGACCATGGGCGGCGCCGGAGCCTGGTCCGCGCTCGCCGACGACACCACCGGTTCCGCCACCGCCTCGGCCTCCGCCTCCCCGACCGCCGTTCCGAGCGGTGCGCCCAGCGGCGGTCCCGGCGGCGCCGGGGGCGGCCCCGGCAACCAGACGATCACCGAGGAGTTCTTCGGCCTCACCACCGACGGCAACCGGATCGACGACCTCTTCACCGTCCACTCCACCGGCGTCGCCACCGCTCCGGTCGTCGCCGCCGCGAAGGCGTTCCTGGCCGGGCTGACCGACACCCAGCGCACGTCGACGCAGTTCACCGTGCACTCCACCGAGTGGCGGCTGTGGAGCAACGTCGACTCCTACGACCGCCAGGGCGTCTCGCTCGCCGACCTCACCGACGCGCAGAAGGCGCTCGGCACCGCCCTGCTGAAGGCCGCGCTCAGCGCCGACGGCCTGGAGACCACCGAGAAGATCCGCCGGATCAACCAGGCGGCCGGCGAGGCGATCGGCAACACCAAGTCCTTCAACGAGGACGCCTACTACTGGACCCTGATGGGCACGCCGTCGACCACCGAGCCCTGGGGCTTCCAGCTCGACGGTCACCACCTGGTCCTCAACTACTTCGTGCTCGGCGACCAGGTCGTCATGAGCCCCTGCTTCTGGGGCTCCGAGCCGACGTCCATGGAGATCGACGGCGAGACGGTCACGGTCTGCCACGAGGAGGTCGCCGCGAGCCTGGCGTTCATGTCCTCGCTCACCGAGGCGCAGCGGAAGGTCGCCATCGCCTCCTCGACGAAGTCGAACGAGTCGATGAAGGCTGGCGCGTTCTCCGACAACGCGGTCCAGGCCTACACGGGCCTGCGCGCCAACGTCCTCAACGGGGCGCAGCGGACGAAACTCCTCGCCCTCGCCGAGGTCTTCGCCGGCCGCGCCAGGGCCGACGCGGCGAAGGCCCGGATGGCCGAGATCCGACGGCACCTCGACGACACGTACGTCACCTGGGCCGGCGGCACGGGCGACGACGACGCGTTCTACGTCCGCGTGCACAGCCCCGTCGTCTGGATAGAGGTCGACTGCCAGGCCCCCGGCCCCCTGGCCGGTGCCTACGGCGCGACCCAGGGCAGCGGCCCCACCCAGAAACACGTCCACTCCGTCATCCGCACCCCCAACGGCAACGACTACGGCCGCGAACTCCTGCGCCAGCACTACCTGACGTCGCCTCATCACCGGGGCTGA
- a CDS encoding lytic polysaccharide monooxygenase auxiliary activity family 9 protein: MAKARAGTPLRPLRRPPLSTRTRALFLVLAALLATVPALALVVSAGGQAEAHGTPMKPASRTFLCWQDALTDTGEIKPVNPACKAAQQVSGTTPFYNWFSVLRSDGAGRTRGFVPDGELCSGGNTNFTGFNAARDDWPVTHLTSGATVDFSYNAWAAHPGWFYVYVTKDGYDPTRPLTWDDMEDEPFLSVDHPPLNGTPGTVEANYSWTGKLPENKSGRQIIYMVWQRSDSAETFYSCSDVVFDGGNGEVTGIHEPGNGTPTDPVPGTCTATRETTGSWSGGYQSEVTVTNSGDVPMLGWMVDWTLPDGQKVDSLWNGNATYTGQDVMVHNADWNGSLDPGQSATFGYVTTGADGDSTTTLPCQVG; encoded by the coding sequence ATGGCAAAGGCAAGAGCCGGCACGCCCTTACGCCCCCTGCGCCGGCCACCCCTGTCCACCCGCACCCGAGCCCTCTTCCTCGTCCTCGCCGCACTCCTCGCCACCGTCCCGGCGCTCGCCCTGGTCGTGAGTGCCGGCGGCCAGGCCGAGGCGCACGGCACCCCCATGAAGCCCGCGAGCCGCACCTTCCTGTGCTGGCAGGACGCGCTCACCGACACCGGTGAGATCAAGCCCGTCAACCCGGCCTGCAAGGCGGCCCAGCAGGTCAGCGGCACGACACCGTTCTACAACTGGTTCTCCGTGCTCCGCTCGGACGGCGCCGGCCGCACCCGCGGCTTCGTCCCCGACGGCGAACTGTGCAGCGGCGGCAACACCAACTTCACCGGCTTCAACGCCGCCCGCGACGACTGGCCGGTCACCCACCTCACCTCCGGCGCGACCGTCGACTTCTCGTACAACGCCTGGGCCGCGCACCCGGGTTGGTTCTACGTCTACGTCACCAAGGACGGCTACGACCCGACCCGGCCGCTCACCTGGGACGACATGGAGGACGAGCCGTTCCTCTCCGTCGACCACCCGCCGCTCAACGGCACCCCCGGCACGGTGGAGGCCAACTACTCCTGGACCGGCAAGCTCCCGGAGAACAAGTCCGGGCGCCAGATCATCTACATGGTCTGGCAGCGCTCGGACAGCGCGGAGACCTTCTACTCCTGCTCCGACGTGGTCTTCGACGGCGGCAACGGCGAGGTGACGGGCATCCACGAGCCGGGGAACGGCACCCCGACCGACCCGGTGCCGGGCACCTGCACCGCCACCCGCGAGACCACGGGCAGCTGGAGCGGCGGCTACCAGTCCGAGGTGACGGTCACCAACTCCGGTGACGTGCCGATGCTGGGCTGGATGGTCGACTGGACGCTGCCGGACGGCCAGAAGGTGGACAGCCTCTGGAACGGCAACGCCACGTACACGGGCCAGGACGTGATGGTCCACAACGCGGACTGGAACGGCTCCCTGGATCCGGGTCAGTCCGCCACCTTCGGCTACGTCACCACGGGCGCCGACGGGGACAGTACGACGACACTGCCCTGCCAGGTCGGCTGA
- a CDS encoding pectate lyase family protein, which produces MRRPTALRLHATLATAALAAAAGAFVAMPSASAATAGATGYATQNGGTTGGAGGQTVRATTGTAIHQALCSRASSSTPIIIEVEGTINHGNTSKVSGDSCDTAADKIELKQISNVTIVGVGSGAVFDQLGIHIRDSSNIIIQNVTVKNVKKSGSPTSNGGDAIGMESDVRNVWVDHASLEASGGEDEGFDGLFDMKDNTQYVTLSYSTLRNSGRGGLIGSSESDVSNSYITFHHNLYENIDSRTPLLRGGTAHIYDNYYVGLTKSGINSRAGAHAKVDNNYFKDSKDVLGTFYTDAAGYWQVSGNIYDNVTWSDPGEENNPAGPDPQSNTTVSIPYSYTLDDADCVPDVVTRTAGADTGLKVSDGSCSPTTPTSPTPDPTTSTPDDPGTPTQPSGTNLSIGAGSDGSSKASGTSYGNVRDGDTSTYWSPNGSTGSVSIKWSSATAVSKAVIREASGSEGTIGSWRLLDADTGTVLTTGNGAGTISFPSTAVRKLTFDITGASGTPKVAEFETYAS; this is translated from the coding sequence ATGAGGAGACCAACCGCACTGCGGCTCCACGCGACGCTGGCCACGGCGGCCCTCGCGGCGGCGGCCGGGGCGTTCGTGGCGATGCCGTCGGCCTCGGCCGCGACCGCCGGCGCGACCGGCTACGCGACCCAGAACGGCGGGACCACCGGCGGGGCGGGCGGGCAGACGGTCCGCGCCACCACCGGCACCGCGATCCACCAGGCGCTGTGCAGCAGGGCCAGCAGCTCGACCCCGATCATCATCGAGGTCGAGGGCACCATCAACCACGGCAACACCAGCAAGGTTTCGGGCGACAGCTGCGACACCGCGGCCGACAAGATCGAGCTGAAGCAGATCAGCAACGTCACGATCGTCGGCGTCGGCAGTGGGGCCGTCTTCGACCAACTGGGCATCCACATCCGGGACTCCAGCAACATCATCATCCAGAACGTGACCGTGAAGAACGTCAAGAAGTCCGGCTCCCCCACGTCCAACGGCGGCGACGCGATCGGCATGGAGAGCGACGTCCGCAACGTCTGGGTCGACCACGCGAGCCTGGAAGCCTCCGGCGGCGAGGACGAGGGCTTCGACGGCCTCTTCGACATGAAGGACAACACCCAGTACGTGACCCTGTCGTACAGCACCCTGCGCAACTCGGGGCGCGGCGGGCTGATCGGCTCCAGCGAGAGCGACGTCTCCAACAGCTACATCACGTTCCACCACAACCTGTACGAGAACATCGACTCCCGTACGCCCCTGCTGCGCGGCGGCACGGCCCACATCTACGACAACTACTACGTGGGCCTGACCAAGTCCGGCATCAACTCCCGGGCCGGCGCGCACGCCAAGGTGGACAACAACTACTTCAAGGACTCCAAGGACGTCCTCGGCACGTTCTACACCGACGCGGCGGGCTACTGGCAGGTCAGCGGCAACATCTACGACAACGTGACCTGGTCGGACCCCGGCGAGGAGAACAACCCGGCGGGCCCGGACCCGCAGTCCAACACCACCGTCAGCATCCCGTACTCGTACACCCTCGACGACGCCGACTGCGTGCCGGACGTGGTGACGCGGACGGCGGGCGCCGACACGGGCCTGAAGGTCTCGGACGGCAGCTGCTCCCCGACGACGCCGACGTCCCCCACCCCGGACCCGACGACCTCGACGCCGGACGACCCCGGCACGCCCACGCAGCCCAGCGGCACCAACCTGAGCATCGGCGCCGGCTCCGACGGCTCCAGCAAGGCCTCCGGCACGAGCTACGGCAACGTGCGCGACGGCGACACGAGCACGTACTGGTCCCCGAACGGCTCCACCGGCTCGGTCTCCATCAAGTGGAGCTCCGCCACCGCCGTCTCCAAGGCCGTCATCCGCGAGGCCTCCGGCTCCGAGGGCACGATCGGCTCCTGGCGCCTGCTCGACGCCGACACGGGCACGGTCCTGACCACGGGGAACGGCGCGGGCACCATCTCGTTCCCCAGCACCGCGGTCCGCAAGCTCACGTTCGACATCACCGGTGCGTCCGGCACGCCGAAGGTGGCGGAGTTCGAGACGTACGCGAGCTGA
- a CDS encoding GH92 family glycosyl hydrolase — MRFRPASLLLAAVLATGGATPALAASATAPPTPDLVRDPTTYVDPLIGTKNGGDTYPGAVTPFGMFSFSPETTRGNATATTAPGGYQYDATRIRGFSLTHMSGTGCAGGSGDIPLFPYAGEVTSSPASDTKDAVYASDFSHDDETAEPGHYKVGLKSGVTADLTATARTGSARFTYPADKPASLLIRTANSEVGSTDSTVRIDPKTRTVSGSVTSGNFCGYLDPEGQRAYYTLYFTAQFDRDFSSTGTWQDGKLNPGTTTASGGTGDFKANGGRPVAGKGAGGYVQFAAGDKPVNVKVGISYVSQKGAEANLRAENAKHRSFDSVRKAANRAWRDRLDGIRVGGGTEAERTTFYTALYHAMFHPNVISDADRRYRGSDGKVHRVTHGHKAQYGTFSGWDVYRDQVQLLTLLDARTGSDVAQSLYELAQQNGGVWDRWLHGASGTHVMNGDPSPTALAGIRAFGGTDFDLRGALKSLVKAATVPTEQDLSSSGKPVLSVGQRPSLDKYLKLHYMPSVSNAWGGAAETLEMSTADFSLSQLAAAVHDKKTAKTFASRAQWWQNNFNLAADPTGGYIANRKADGSWVTGFTPGTGNGFVEGTAAQYTWMVQHNPAGLFAAMGGKDKALARLDSFFHDADGGWAFTGSGGDKSEMDNEPSINVPYLYDYAGAPYKTQETVRAAMTKLWSTQPGGIPGNDDLGAMSSWYVFSALGMYPQVPSRAELVLASPLFPRVVIDRPHGKDIEIRAKGAAADAPYVQSLRVNGRTTDRTWLPESFVRDGGRLDYTLSSTPDRTWGTDAADAPPSFRDGEQPYQIGVGPTTATLAPGESTTLDIRALALSGGTGPEVRFQVDTPAGVTASPASGTVKDGAQRITLTAAKDAEQGFADVKVTVTSGDTSYAQPIALTVAAPGSLLAAYNNTGISDDSGDHDEADYDGGGWSYSLQALKAAGLTPGEQGTAAGLTFTWPNSPSGRPDNASAAGQTIELTDPAASLSFIGSAVNGNQQTKATVTFTDGTTAGTDLSFTDWTVGGGGGTVQYDNEVVAKAAYRNVAGADKDPVATYVFATKPYEAPDGKKVASVTLPDNGDVHVFTVAVG, encoded by the coding sequence ATGCGTTTCCGCCCGGCATCCCTGCTGCTGGCCGCCGTGTTGGCGACCGGCGGCGCCACCCCGGCGCTCGCCGCGAGCGCCACCGCGCCACCGACACCGGACCTGGTCCGGGACCCGACCACCTACGTCGACCCGCTGATCGGCACGAAGAACGGCGGCGACACCTACCCCGGTGCCGTCACGCCCTTCGGCATGTTCTCCTTCAGCCCCGAGACCACCCGCGGCAACGCCACCGCCACCACCGCCCCCGGCGGCTACCAGTACGACGCCACCCGCATCCGCGGCTTCAGCCTGACCCACATGTCCGGCACCGGCTGCGCCGGCGGCAGCGGGGACATCCCGCTCTTCCCGTACGCGGGCGAGGTCACGTCGTCCCCGGCGAGCGACACCAAGGACGCCGTCTACGCCTCGGACTTCAGCCACGACGACGAGACCGCCGAGCCCGGCCACTACAAGGTCGGCCTGAAGTCCGGCGTCACCGCCGACCTGACGGCCACCGCGCGCACCGGCTCGGCCCGTTTCACCTACCCCGCCGACAAGCCGGCCTCGCTGCTGATCCGTACCGCCAACTCCGAGGTGGGCTCCACCGACTCGACGGTGAGGATCGACCCGAAGACCCGTACGGTGTCCGGCTCGGTCACCTCCGGCAACTTCTGCGGGTACCTCGACCCCGAAGGTCAGCGCGCCTACTACACCCTGTACTTCACGGCTCAGTTCGACCGTGACTTCTCGTCCACAGGTACCTGGCAGGACGGCAAGCTGAACCCCGGCACCACCACCGCCTCCGGCGGCACCGGCGACTTCAAGGCGAACGGCGGCCGCCCCGTCGCCGGCAAGGGCGCGGGCGGCTACGTCCAGTTCGCGGCCGGGGACAAGCCGGTGAACGTCAAGGTCGGCATCTCCTACGTCAGCCAGAAGGGCGCCGAGGCCAACCTGCGCGCCGAGAACGCGAAGCACCGCTCCTTCGACTCCGTCCGCAAGGCCGCGAACCGGGCCTGGCGCGACCGGCTGGACGGCATCCGGGTCGGCGGCGGCACCGAGGCGGAGCGCACCACCTTCTACACCGCGCTCTACCACGCCATGTTCCACCCGAACGTCATCAGCGACGCCGACCGCAGATACCGCGGCAGCGACGGCAAGGTGCACCGGGTGACCCACGGCCACAAGGCGCAGTACGGCACCTTCTCCGGCTGGGACGTCTACCGCGACCAGGTGCAGCTGCTCACCCTGCTGGACGCGCGCACCGGCTCCGACGTGGCGCAGTCGCTGTACGAACTGGCCCAGCAGAACGGGGGAGTCTGGGACCGCTGGCTGCACGGCGCCTCCGGCACCCATGTGATGAACGGCGACCCCTCGCCGACCGCCCTGGCCGGCATCCGCGCCTTCGGCGGCACCGACTTCGATCTGCGCGGGGCGCTGAAGTCACTGGTGAAGGCGGCGACGGTGCCGACCGAGCAGGACCTGTCCTCCTCCGGCAAGCCGGTGCTCTCGGTGGGCCAGCGGCCCTCGCTCGACAAGTACCTGAAGCTGCACTACATGCCGTCGGTCTCCAACGCGTGGGGCGGCGCGGCCGAGACGCTGGAGATGTCGACCGCCGACTTCTCCCTCTCGCAGCTCGCCGCCGCGGTGCACGACAAGAAGACCGCGAAGACCTTCGCGAGCCGCGCGCAGTGGTGGCAGAACAACTTCAACCTCGCCGCCGACCCCACCGGCGGTTACATCGCCAACCGCAAGGCCGACGGCAGCTGGGTCACCGGATTCACCCCGGGCACCGGCAACGGCTTCGTGGAGGGCACGGCCGCCCAGTACACCTGGATGGTGCAGCACAACCCGGCCGGTCTGTTCGCCGCGATGGGCGGCAAGGACAAGGCGCTCGCCCGCCTCGACTCCTTCTTCCACGACGCCGACGGCGGCTGGGCGTTCACCGGCAGCGGCGGCGACAAGTCCGAGATGGACAACGAGCCGTCCATCAACGTGCCCTACCTGTACGACTACGCGGGCGCGCCCTACAAGACGCAGGAGACCGTGCGCGCGGCGATGACGAAGCTGTGGTCGACGCAGCCGGGCGGCATTCCCGGCAACGACGACCTCGGCGCGATGTCGTCCTGGTACGTCTTCTCGGCGCTCGGCATGTATCCGCAGGTGCCCTCCCGTGCGGAACTCGTCCTCGCCTCCCCGCTGTTCCCGCGCGTGGTCATCGACCGCCCGCACGGCAAGGACATCGAGATCCGGGCGAAGGGCGCCGCGGCCGACGCGCCGTACGTCCAGTCCCTGAGGGTCAACGGCAGGACCACCGACCGGACCTGGCTCCCGGAGTCCTTCGTCCGCGACGGCGGCCGGCTGGACTACACGCTCTCCTCGACGCCCGACAGGACGTGGGGCACCGACGCGGCCGACGCCCCGCCGTCCTTCCGGGACGGTGAGCAGCCGTACCAGATCGGCGTGGGTCCGACCACGGCGACGCTCGCCCCGGGCGAGAGCACGACGCTCGACATCCGTGCGCTGGCGCTGAGCGGCGGCACGGGGCCGGAGGTCCGCTTCCAGGTGGACACCCCGGCGGGCGTGACGGCGAGCCCGGCCTCGGGCACGGTCAAGGACGGCGCCCAGCGGATCACGCTCACGGCGGCGAAGGACGCGGAACAGGGGTTCGCGGACGTGAAGGTGACCGTCACCTCCGGTGACACCTCCTACGCCCAGCCGATCGCCCTCACCGTCGCGGCCCCCGGCTCGCTGCTGGCGGCGTACAACAACACCGGCATCTCCGACGACTCCGGTGACCACGACGAGGCGGACTACGACGGCGGCGGCTGGAGCTACTCGCTCCAGGCGCTGAAGGCGGCCGGGCTGACCCCCGGCGAGCAGGGGACGGCGGCCGGGCTCACGTTCACCTGGCCGAACTCCCCGTCGGGCCGCCCCGACAACGCCTCCGCCGCCGGCCAGACGATCGAGCTGACCGACCCGGCCGCCTCACTGTCGTTCATCGGCAGCGCGGTCAACGGCAACCAGCAGACGAAGGCGACGGTCACGTTCACGGACGGCACGACCGCGGGGACCGACCTGTCCTTCACGGACTGGACGGTCGGCGGGGGCGGCGGCACGGTCCAGTACGACAACGAGGTCGTCGCGAAGGCCGCGTACCGCAACGTCGCCGGCGCCGACAAGGACCCGGTCGCCACGTACGTCTTCGCCACGAAGCCGTATGAAGCGCCTGACGGCAAGAAGGTGGCGAGCGTGACGTTGCCGGACAACGGCGACGTGCACGTGTTCACGGTCGCTGTGGGCTGA
- a CDS encoding GH92 family glycosyl hydrolase has translation MQHRARHRWGPSAVVAATAFALVVASQGAAVARPAGAAKADREFSSSFESGDPAPTWVNTVDTTAGGAKRASGVDGGYSTGIPGSVTDHVTGVRASAENTQGGEVKENLVDTEPTTKWLTFDRTGWVEFDLDAPVKLTSYALTSANDVVERDPADWTLKGSTDGKDWKTVDTRTGQSFADRQTTNTYDLAAPAEYQHFRLDFTKNHGADILQLADVQFSDGHVATTPEDMLSLVDQGPTGSPTAKSGAGFTGKRALRYAGRHKADGRAYSYNKVFDVNVRVERNTQLSYRIFPSMASGDLDYDATNVSVDLAFTDGTYLSQLGAQDQHGFPLTPRGQGDAKILYVNQWNDVLSSIGSVAAGKTVDRILVAYDSAKGPAKFRGWVDDVSLKVAAPERPKAHLSDYALTTRGTNSTGSFSRGNTFPAAAVPHGFNFWTPVTNASVENWLYDYSRGNNDDNLPTIQAFSASHEPSPWMGDRQTFQVMPSAASGTPDTGKTARQLPFRHEKETARPYYYGVTFENGIKAEMAPTDHAAAMRFTYPGDDASVIFDNIRDEGGLTLDKENGVITGYSDVKSGGSAGATRLFLYGRFDSAVKDGSSSGVTGYLRFDAGHDHAVTLRLATSLISVDQAKDNLSRELPDSRSFDSVKRSAQQAWDKILGKVEVEGATADQLTTLYSSLYRLYLYPNSGFEKVDGKYQYASPFSKATGENTPTHTGAKIVDGKVYVNNGFWDTYRTTWPAYSFLTPSQAGEMVDGFVQQYKDGGWTSRWSSPGYADLMTGTSSDVAFADAYVKGVKMDAESAYDAALKNATVVPPSSGVGRKGMTTSPFLGYTSTSTGEGLSWAMEGYVNDYGIAQMGAALYKKTHKKHYKEESEYFLNRARDYVNLFDSKAGFFQGKDEDGNWRVASDKYDPRVWGYDYTETNGWGYAFTVPQDGQGLANLYGGKDKLADKLDTFFSTPETASVDLKGSYGGVIHEMIEARDVRMGMYGHSNQVAHHITYMYDAAGQPYKTQKNVREVLSRLYTGSAIGQGYHGDEDNGEQSAWYLFSALGFYPLVMGSGEYAIGSPLFKKATVHLENGHDLVVKAPKNSMKNIYVQGLRVNGKRWNKTSLPHSLLSRGGVLDFDMGAKPSSWGTGKHDAPVSVTKDDKVPTPRADVLKDEGALFDNTSATQASATTVDLPLSGDRAKAAQYTLTSPADHTKAPTGWTLQASSDGTHWRTLDKRSGESFRWDRQTRAFSIPHARSYAHYRLVLNGEATLSEVELLG, from the coding sequence ATGCAGCACAGAGCTCGGCACAGATGGGGTCCCTCGGCGGTCGTGGCAGCGACCGCCTTCGCTCTGGTGGTGGCCTCCCAGGGCGCCGCCGTGGCCCGGCCCGCCGGAGCGGCCAAGGCCGACCGGGAGTTCAGCTCCTCCTTCGAGTCGGGGGACCCGGCCCCGACGTGGGTCAACACCGTCGACACGACGGCCGGCGGCGCCAAGCGTGCCTCGGGCGTCGACGGCGGCTACAGCACCGGCATTCCCGGCAGCGTCACCGACCACGTCACCGGCGTGCGGGCCAGCGCCGAGAACACGCAGGGCGGCGAGGTCAAGGAGAACCTCGTCGACACCGAGCCCACCACCAAGTGGCTGACGTTCGACAGGACCGGCTGGGTCGAGTTCGACCTGGACGCCCCGGTCAAGCTCACCAGCTATGCCCTCACCTCCGCCAACGACGTCGTCGAGCGCGACCCCGCCGACTGGACCCTGAAGGGCTCCACGGACGGCAAGGACTGGAAGACGGTCGACACCCGCACGGGTCAGTCCTTCGCCGACCGGCAGACGACCAACACCTACGACCTGGCCGCGCCGGCCGAGTACCAGCACTTCCGGCTGGACTTCACCAAGAACCACGGTGCGGACATCCTCCAACTCGCCGACGTGCAGTTCTCCGACGGCCATGTCGCCACGACGCCCGAGGACATGCTGAGCCTCGTGGACCAGGGCCCCACCGGGTCCCCCACCGCCAAGTCCGGCGCCGGCTTCACCGGCAAGCGGGCGCTGCGGTACGCCGGCCGGCACAAGGCGGACGGCCGGGCGTATTCGTACAACAAGGTCTTCGACGTCAACGTGCGCGTCGAGCGGAACACGCAGTTGTCGTACAGGATTTTCCCCTCGATGGCGTCCGGTGACCTCGACTACGACGCCACCAACGTCTCCGTCGACCTCGCCTTCACCGACGGCACCTACCTCAGCCAGTTGGGCGCGCAGGACCAGCACGGCTTCCCGCTGACCCCGCGCGGGCAGGGCGACGCCAAGATCCTCTACGTCAACCAGTGGAACGACGTGCTCTCCTCGATCGGCTCGGTGGCCGCCGGGAAGACCGTGGACCGGATACTGGTGGCCTACGACTCCGCCAAGGGTCCGGCCAAGTTCCGCGGCTGGGTGGACGACGTGTCGCTGAAGGTCGCGGCGCCCGAGCGGCCCAAGGCGCATCTGTCCGACTACGCGCTGACCACCCGCGGCACCAACTCCACCGGCAGCTTCTCGCGCGGCAACACCTTCCCGGCCGCGGCCGTCCCGCACGGCTTCAACTTCTGGACGCCGGTGACCAACGCGAGCGTGGAGAACTGGCTCTACGACTACTCCCGCGGCAACAACGACGACAACCTGCCGACCATCCAGGCGTTCAGCGCCAGCCACGAGCCCAGCCCGTGGATGGGTGACCGGCAGACCTTCCAGGTGATGCCGTCGGCCGCCTCCGGCACCCCGGACACCGGCAAGACGGCCCGGCAGCTCCCCTTCCGCCACGAGAAGGAGACCGCCCGCCCGTACTACTACGGCGTGACCTTCGAGAACGGCATCAAGGCCGAGATGGCGCCGACCGACCACGCGGCGGCCATGCGCTTCACCTACCCCGGTGACGACGCGAGCGTCATCTTCGACAACATCCGGGACGAGGGCGGCCTCACCCTGGACAAGGAGAACGGCGTCATCACCGGCTACTCGGACGTGAAGTCCGGCGGTTCGGCGGGCGCGACCCGGCTGTTCCTCTACGGCAGGTTCGACTCGGCGGTCAAGGACGGCTCGTCCTCCGGCGTCACGGGCTACCTGCGCTTCGACGCGGGCCACGACCACGCCGTCACCCTGCGCCTGGCGACCTCGCTGATCAGCGTGGACCAGGCGAAGGACAACCTGTCGCGGGAGCTGCCGGACAGCCGCTCCTTCGACTCGGTGAAGCGGAGCGCGCAGCAGGCCTGGGACAAGATCCTCGGCAAGGTCGAGGTCGAGGGTGCCACCGCCGACCAGCTGACCACGCTGTACTCCTCGCTCTACCGGCTGTACCTGTACCCCAACTCGGGCTTCGAGAAGGTGGACGGGAAGTACCAGTACGCCTCGCCGTTCTCGAAGGCGACGGGCGAGAACACCCCGACGCACACCGGCGCGAAGATCGTCGACGGCAAGGTGTACGTCAACAACGGGTTCTGGGACACCTACCGCACCACCTGGCCGGCGTACTCCTTCCTGACGCCCTCCCAGGCCGGTGAGATGGTCGACGGCTTCGTCCAGCAGTACAAGGACGGCGGCTGGACCTCCCGCTGGTCCTCCCCCGGTTACGCGGATCTGATGACCGGCACGTCCTCGGACGTGGCGTTCGCGGACGCGTACGTCAAGGGCGTGAAGATGGACGCCGAGTCGGCGTACGACGCGGCGCTGAAGAACGCCACCGTCGTCCCGCCCTCCTCCGGGGTCGGCCGCAAGGGCATGACGACCTCGCCCTTCCTCGGCTACACCAGCACCAGCACGGGCGAGGGCCTGTCCTGGGCGATGGAGGGCTACGTCAACGACTACGGCATCGCGCAGATGGGCGCGGCGCTGTACAAGAAGACGCACAAGAAGCACTACAAGGAGGAGTCGGAGTACTTCCTCAACCGCGCCCGCGACTACGTCAACCTGTTCGACTCCAAGGCCGGGTTCTTCCAGGGCAAGGACGAGGACGGCAACTGGCGGGTGGCCTCCGACAAGTACGACCCGCGCGTGTGGGGCTACGACTACACGGAGACCAACGGCTGGGGCTACGCCTTCACCGTGCCGCAGGACGGCCAGGGACTGGCCAACCTGTACGGCGGCAAGGACAAGCTCGCCGACAAGCTGGACACGTTCTTCTCGACCCCGGAGACCGCCTCCGTGGACCTGAAGGGCTCCTACGGCGGCGTCATCCACGAGATGATCGAGGCGCGTGACGTACGGATGGGCATGTACGGCCACTCCAACCAGGTCGCGCACCACATCACCTACATGTACGACGCGGCCGGGCAGCCGTACAAGACGCAGAAGAACGTGCGCGAGGTGCTCTCCCGCCTCTACACCGGCAGCGCCATAGGGCAGGGCTACCACGGCGACGAGGACAACGGCGAGCAGTCGGCCTGGTACCTGTTCTCGGCGCTCGGCTTCTACCCGCTGGTGATGGGCAGCGGCGAGTACGCGATCGGCTCCCCGCTGTTCAAGAAGGCGACCGTGCACCTGGAGAACGGCCACGACCTGGTCGTCAAGGCGCCGAAGAACAGCATGAAGAACATCTACGTGCAGGGGCTGCGGGTCAACGGCAAGCGGTGGAACAAGACGTCGCTGCCGCACTCGCTGCTCTCCCGCGGCGGGGTGCTGGACTTCGACATGGGCGCCAAGCCGTCCTCGTGGGGCACGGGCAAGCACGACGCGCCGGTGTCGGTGACGAAGGACGACAAGGTGCCCACGCCCCGGGCGGACGTGCTGAAGGACGAGGGCGCGCTGTTCGACAACACCTCGGCGACACAGGCGAGCGCGACGACGGTGGACCTGCCGCTGTCGGGCGACCGCGCCAAGGCCGCCCAGTACACGCTGACGTCGCCGGCCGACCACACCAAGGCCCCGACGGGCTGGACGCTGCAGGCCTCCAGCGACGGCACGCACTGGCGGACGCTGGACAAGCGCTCCGGCGAGTCCTTCCGCTGGGACCGGCAGACCCGGGCGTTCTCGATCCCGCACGCGCGGTCCTACGCGCACTACCGGCTGGTCCTGAACGGCGAGGCGACGCTGTCGGAGGTGGAGCTGCTGGGGTGA